In Pedobacter africanus, a single window of DNA contains:
- a CDS encoding sensor histidine kinase, with translation MSNNSKQIGELTEINEALENYFSNTIIPQLFVDANLILRKYTPPAMKQFKLREEFIGKPLVGIEENFRYPSIIGNIQTVIATGEILEKEIQTTDLSWYQMNILPYMVRKENKTNGVIITFVDITARIRDLKEQEKLIAEHELLLDTIAHDIKNPILGLALTIQMLKRLPEKDIQMFPALLGNVENSLDSIQRVIHDLVDSRWKNQRVHPTEELLDIGNILEDVRLSLAAQIQESGARISQHIECPEIKFVRRKLRSIIYNLLNNAIKYTAEGQCPEVEIRCRKENDYFVISVSDKGIGMTPHERQSIFEKFQRVKLNCEGSGVGLYLVHTMVSAAGGRIELESEPGKGSVFSVCLKDSSHT, from the coding sequence ATGTCCAATAATAGCAAACAGATCGGTGAACTGACCGAAATCAACGAAGCGCTGGAGAACTATTTCAGCAATACGATTATACCCCAGCTCTTTGTAGACGCAAACCTGATATTGCGAAAGTATACCCCACCTGCTATGAAACAATTCAAACTTCGGGAGGAATTTATTGGAAAGCCACTGGTAGGGATAGAGGAGAATTTCCGGTATCCGTCGATCATCGGAAACATTCAAACGGTGATTGCTACAGGCGAGATTCTGGAAAAAGAAATACAGACTACTGATCTGAGCTGGTACCAGATGAATATTTTGCCCTATATGGTGCGGAAGGAAAATAAGACCAATGGCGTGATCATTACTTTTGTAGACATTACAGCCAGGATTCGTGACCTGAAAGAGCAGGAAAAATTAATTGCGGAGCATGAGCTGTTGCTGGATACGATTGCCCACGATATTAAAAATCCGATTCTTGGGCTTGCACTTACGATACAAATGCTGAAAAGGTTGCCTGAAAAAGATATACAAATGTTCCCTGCCTTGCTCGGAAACGTAGAGAATAGCCTGGACTCCATACAGAGGGTGATCCATGATCTGGTCGATTCACGCTGGAAAAATCAACGGGTGCACCCGACCGAGGAATTACTGGATATTGGTAATATTTTGGAAGATGTCCGTTTGTCTCTGGCTGCTCAAATCCAGGAATCAGGTGCGAGGATCAGCCAGCATATAGAATGTCCGGAAATTAAATTTGTGCGGCGAAAGCTGCGCAGCATCATTTATAACCTGTTGAATAATGCCATTAAGTATACGGCAGAGGGCCAATGCCCGGAAGTGGAGATCCGTTGCCGGAAGGAAAATGACTATTTTGTGATCAGTGTTTCCGACAAAGGCATCGGTATGACCCCGCATGAACGCCAGTCTATTTTTGAGAAATTCCAGCGGGTTAAACTGAATTGTGAAGGTTCGGGTGTAGGATTATATCTTGTGCATACCATGGTTTCGGCGGCGGGAGGAAGGATTGAACTGGAAAGTGAGCCAGGTAAAGGTTCTGTTTTCAGCGTATGCTTAAAGGACAGTTCCCATACTTAG
- a CDS encoding manganese catalase family protein, with protein sequence MFHHSKDLQFNARVSKPDPAFANILLEQFGGENGELAAAMQYFTQAFGAKNPHPDKYDMLMDIATEEFSHLEIVGATIQMLLKGVNGELKNAADSSEIMQVLEGKAAKENIIHAALNANPQFTMITGGGPTLRNSQGIPWCASYIHSNGDLTVDLRSNLASESRAKLVYEHLMKFTDDPYVKDTLAFLMTREVAHYKMFEAALESIQPNFPPGVLQADPRFTQQYFNFSPEQSVQGPWNEGEMPDLGKQWEYIENPLDHVKQTKGLTDLEDPKVDELEETDELDKEMSELKSNEVKSSEPEGVATWSDYDAKS encoded by the coding sequence ATGTTTCACCACTCAAAAGATTTACAATTCAATGCCAGGGTTTCTAAACCCGATCCTGCATTTGCCAACATCTTGCTGGAACAGTTCGGTGGAGAAAATGGCGAACTTGCTGCAGCTATGCAGTATTTTACCCAGGCATTTGGTGCAAAAAATCCACATCCGGACAAATACGATATGCTGATGGACATCGCAACCGAAGAATTCTCCCACCTGGAGATCGTTGGTGCAACTATCCAGATGTTATTGAAAGGCGTAAACGGCGAGCTTAAAAATGCCGCGGACTCCTCAGAAATTATGCAGGTTTTGGAAGGCAAAGCAGCAAAAGAGAATATCATTCATGCCGCATTAAATGCCAATCCGCAATTTACTATGATTACAGGTGGCGGCCCCACCTTAAGAAACAGTCAGGGCATTCCATGGTGCGCGTCCTATATCCACTCTAACGGAGATTTGACCGTCGATCTTAGAAGCAACCTGGCATCAGAATCCAGAGCCAAGTTGGTTTATGAGCACCTGATGAAGTTTACCGACGATCCATATGTGAAAGACACACTTGCTTTTCTGATGACACGTGAGGTAGCCCACTATAAAATGTTCGAAGCAGCCCTTGAATCCATTCAACCTAATTTCCCACCCGGTGTATTACAAGCCGATCCTCGGTTCACCCAGCAGTACTTTAACTTCTCACCAGAACAGAGCGTACAGGGACCATGGAATGAGGGTGAAATGCCTGACCTTGGTAAACAGTGGGAATACATTGAAAACCCACTGGATCACGTAAAACAAACAAAAGGACTCACCGACCTGGAGGACCCTAAAGTTGATGAACTTGAGGAAACCGATGAGTTGGACAAAGAGATGAGCGAGCTGAAGAGCAATGAAGTTAAATCCTCAGAACCCGAGGGTGTAGCAACATGGAGCGATTATGACGCCAAATCTTAA
- a CDS encoding family 1 glycosylhydrolase: MEVWGGIECSINRIDKSYFDQLEYNDLYSRPEMLDEVIKLGIKTIRFPVLWEKNWPNPGEAPDWAVEKHLNLLKHRKINVIAGLVHHGSGPGNAGIHSDDFAEQLAIYAKMVAQKFPWINSYTPVNEPLTTARFCGLYGLWYPHQKNSKDFLNLLINQCKGTILAMRAIREVNPKAQLVFTEDLTKIHGTCELKHQITFENHRRWLSIDLLCGKVGHRHPLWKYIIEQGIQKDQLSFFIENPLPPDLLGFNYYVTSERYLDHKLEIHPPSSHGGNGRIAYADVEAVRHPEAKLEGIANLMKEAWQRYRLPMAITEAHLCCGREDQLRWLKSIWEDCAQLNAEGIQITAITFWALFGAYGWDKLLTEEKGNYESGVFDLSSGSPRPTAITKFITALARQKIYQSPLINSPGWWQNQEPPAQTSSPVLIIGGSGTLGTAFVKICSDRNIHFLAPKSNELNVALIEQIENFILLHKPWAIINAAGYVNVDIAEGNFEPCFLTNTLGPINLAKTCREHQILFLNFSSDLVFDGIRQAAYRENDPVSPLNNYGFSKAEAEKRVLSILPSSLIIRTSSFFGPWDGHNFVTAVLEKLKNGESLTAMDDVVITATYIPHLVHAALDLLIDHEQGIWHLTNNGSISWYELALAVAKRGGLDGSNIQPISQYKLNLPALRPANSALETSRGKPLPSLEKGLDEYFHQRL, from the coding sequence ATGGAAGTCTGGGGAGGAATTGAGTGTAGTATCAATCGGATAGACAAGAGTTATTTCGATCAATTGGAATATAACGACCTATATAGCAGGCCAGAAATGCTTGATGAAGTCATTAAGCTAGGAATCAAAACAATCAGATTTCCCGTGCTATGGGAAAAAAACTGGCCCAATCCTGGCGAGGCACCCGACTGGGCGGTTGAAAAACACCTGAACTTGCTGAAACATCGTAAAATCAATGTGATCGCCGGCTTAGTTCATCACGGTTCAGGCCCAGGGAATGCTGGAATTCATAGCGATGATTTTGCAGAGCAACTTGCCATATATGCTAAAATGGTTGCGCAAAAATTTCCATGGATCAATAGTTATACGCCTGTTAACGAACCATTAACTACAGCGAGGTTTTGCGGGCTTTATGGCCTGTGGTATCCTCACCAAAAGAACAGTAAAGATTTTTTAAACCTCCTGATCAACCAATGTAAAGGCACCATCCTGGCTATGCGGGCCATCAGGGAAGTAAACCCTAAAGCGCAGCTGGTGTTTACAGAAGACTTAACAAAAATCCACGGCACCTGCGAGCTGAAACATCAAATCACTTTTGAAAACCACCGCAGGTGGCTCAGTATTGACTTACTTTGTGGAAAGGTAGGCCATAGGCATCCGCTATGGAAATATATTATAGAACAGGGAATCCAAAAAGATCAGCTTAGTTTTTTTATAGAAAACCCATTACCGCCAGATCTGCTTGGATTCAACTATTATGTAACCTCTGAACGCTACCTGGATCACAAACTGGAAATCCATCCTCCAAGCAGTCATGGCGGAAACGGACGGATTGCATATGCCGATGTAGAAGCTGTACGCCATCCAGAAGCTAAGCTTGAAGGAATAGCTAACTTGATGAAGGAAGCATGGCAACGATATCGGCTACCAATGGCCATTACAGAGGCCCACCTCTGTTGTGGAAGAGAGGACCAGCTACGCTGGTTAAAATCCATTTGGGAAGATTGTGCCCAGCTCAATGCGGAAGGTATCCAGATTACAGCAATCACCTTTTGGGCACTTTTTGGTGCCTACGGCTGGGATAAGCTCCTGACCGAAGAAAAAGGAAACTACGAATCCGGTGTTTTTGACCTGAGTTCTGGCAGCCCCAGACCAACGGCGATAACTAAATTCATTACCGCTCTGGCGCGACAAAAAATCTATCAAAGTCCGCTGATCAATTCCCCTGGCTGGTGGCAAAACCAGGAGCCCCCCGCGCAAACCTCATCTCCAGTGCTGATCATTGGCGGCTCCGGTACGCTAGGAACTGCGTTTGTGAAGATTTGCTCTGACCGAAACATTCATTTCCTTGCACCGAAAAGCAACGAACTAAATGTGGCGTTAATAGAGCAGATAGAAAATTTCATTTTACTTCACAAGCCTTGGGCAATCATCAATGCCGCAGGCTATGTCAATGTAGATATTGCGGAAGGGAACTTCGAGCCCTGTTTCCTTACCAATACCTTAGGGCCGATCAACCTGGCAAAGACCTGCCGCGAACATCAAATTCTGTTCCTGAATTTTTCTTCAGATTTAGTATTCGATGGAATTAGACAAGCTGCCTATAGGGAAAATGACCCGGTCAGTCCATTGAATAACTATGGGTTCAGTAAGGCAGAAGCTGAAAAAAGGGTCTTATCCATACTTCCTTCCTCACTTATCATCCGTACCAGCTCCTTTTTTGGGCCTTGGGATGGCCACAATTTTGTAACAGCAGTTTTAGAAAAACTAAAAAACGGTGAAAGTTTAACTGCAATGGATGATGTAGTGATAACAGCAACCTACATTCCACACTTGGTTCATGCGGCACTTGACCTGCTCATCGATCATGAACAAGGAATCTGGCACCTGACTAACAACGGCTCAATAAGCTGGTACGAGCTAGCATTAGCTGTTGCCAAACGCGGAGGGCTGGATGGCAGCAACATACAACCTATTTCCCAATACAAATTAAATCTGCCTGCATTAAGGCCAGCGAATAGCGCCCTTGAAACCAGCAGGGGGAAACCATTACCAAGTTTGGAAAAGGGGCTCGATGAATACTTCCATCAACGGTTGTAA
- the glf gene encoding UDP-galactopyranose mutase codes for MYDYLIVGAGFAGSVLAERLATVANKKILLIDKRNHIAGNAYDHYDQAGILVHKYGPHIFHTNSGEVFMYLSKFTDWRNYQHRVLASLDGQLVPMPINLTTINTLYGLNLSSSELTAFFESKAEKKKDITTSEDVVVSVVGRELYEKFFKGYTKKQWDMDPSELNASVTARVPTRTNKDDRYFTDTYQAMPLHGYTKMFEKMVDHPNIHLMLNTDYKDLIDEVNYKKLIFTGPIDEYFEYQFGRLPYRSIEFKFETLDQENFQPTGTVNYPNDYGFTRITEFKHLSGQQHKKTSIVYEFPKAEGDPYYPIPKPDNTALYEKYKKLAMKLEHTYFVGRLATYKYYNMDQVVAQALSTFKKIQTEDSLSTVTQNLSNGSLGRN; via the coding sequence ATGTACGATTACCTGATTGTAGGAGCCGGTTTTGCAGGCAGTGTCCTGGCAGAACGACTGGCGACCGTAGCAAATAAAAAAATACTGCTGATAGATAAACGCAATCATATTGCCGGAAACGCATATGACCATTATGATCAAGCAGGCATACTGGTACATAAATATGGCCCGCACATCTTCCACACCAATTCCGGGGAAGTCTTCATGTATCTATCCAAGTTCACAGACTGGCGTAATTATCAGCACAGAGTACTTGCCAGCCTGGACGGACAGTTAGTGCCGATGCCAATCAATTTGACGACAATCAACACGCTTTATGGCTTAAACCTTTCCAGTAGTGAGCTCACTGCATTTTTCGAATCAAAAGCCGAGAAAAAGAAAGACATTACGACTTCCGAAGATGTTGTAGTCAGCGTTGTAGGCAGGGAACTGTATGAAAAGTTTTTCAAAGGGTACACCAAAAAACAATGGGATATGGATCCCTCTGAACTCAATGCATCAGTAACTGCCCGTGTTCCCACCCGAACCAATAAAGACGATCGGTATTTCACCGATACCTACCAGGCCATGCCACTCCATGGATACACAAAAATGTTCGAAAAAATGGTCGATCACCCCAATATTCACCTAATGTTAAATACAGATTACAAAGACCTGATTGACGAAGTGAATTATAAAAAGCTCATTTTTACCGGGCCTATTGACGAATATTTTGAATACCAGTTTGGCAGATTGCCCTATCGCTCAATCGAATTCAAGTTCGAAACTTTAGATCAGGAGAATTTTCAGCCTACGGGCACTGTCAATTATCCGAATGATTATGGTTTTACCCGCATCACTGAATTCAAACATCTTTCGGGCCAGCAACACAAAAAGACATCAATCGTCTATGAATTTCCAAAAGCTGAGGGTGACCCTTATTATCCTATTCCCAAACCCGACAACACCGCGCTTTATGAAAAGTATAAAAAACTGGCAATGAAACTGGAACACACTTATTTTGTTGGTCGCCTGGCTACCTATAAATACTATAACATGGACCAGGTAGTTGCACAAGCACTGAGCACATTCAAAAAAATACAAACTGAGGATTCACTGAGTACAGTAACCCAAAATTTAAGTAATGGAAGTCTGGGGAGGAATTGA
- a CDS encoding glycosyltransferase family 1 protein: MKEQPVLPANLICLSHLRWDFVYQRPQHLLTRFSKQTNVFFYEEPIFDGNEESFLSISKQGENLQVVVPHLQNGLNEKQTVQALTALFDQFIANFDLEQTLFWYYTPMALTYTEKHRPKAIVYDCMDELSGFKFAHSQISVFEQYLLEKADVVFTGGQSLYQAKKQHHDNIHPFPSSIEKEHFGKAKTCEEAIDQLHIQAPKIGFFGVIDERFDIELVRKLATDKPGWNIILIGPVVKIDPATLPQQPNIHYLGQKSYHELPSYLAGWDVAMIPFLLNESTRFISPTKTPEYLAAGIPVVSTPIYDVIHPYGTQNLVHICPDSRTFAIAIEKKLQTQNRSPWEKQVNSFLAEMSWDKTQLEMTSLICDCIAEKEKISLAS; this comes from the coding sequence ATGAAAGAACAACCAGTCCTACCCGCCAACCTCATTTGTTTGTCCCATTTGAGATGGGATTTCGTATATCAGCGTCCGCAACATTTATTAACCAGGTTCTCCAAACAAACCAACGTATTTTTTTACGAAGAGCCAATATTCGATGGAAATGAAGAATCTTTTTTATCCATCTCCAAACAAGGAGAAAACCTTCAGGTTGTTGTACCACACCTGCAGAACGGACTGAATGAGAAACAGACCGTGCAGGCACTCACCGCACTCTTCGATCAATTTATAGCTAACTTCGATCTCGAGCAAACACTGTTTTGGTACTACACGCCAATGGCGCTTACTTACACAGAAAAGCATCGGCCAAAAGCAATCGTCTATGATTGCATGGATGAACTTTCCGGATTTAAGTTTGCGCATTCACAAATCAGCGTATTTGAGCAATACCTTCTGGAGAAAGCTGATGTAGTCTTTACCGGTGGACAATCCCTTTATCAAGCAAAAAAACAGCACCATGATAACATACACCCATTTCCCAGCAGCATTGAAAAGGAACACTTTGGGAAAGCTAAAACCTGTGAGGAAGCAATTGACCAACTCCACATCCAAGCCCCGAAGATTGGTTTTTTCGGTGTAATTGATGAACGTTTCGACATAGAACTGGTTCGAAAACTAGCGACAGATAAACCTGGCTGGAACATTATTCTTATCGGCCCGGTGGTTAAAATAGATCCTGCAACGCTTCCCCAGCAACCCAACATCCACTACCTGGGTCAGAAATCCTATCATGAATTGCCCAGCTACCTTGCCGGCTGGGATGTAGCCATGATACCATTCCTCCTCAACGAATCAACAAGATTTATCTCACCAACAAAGACACCAGAATACCTGGCAGCAGGTATTCCGGTAGTCTCTACACCAATCTACGATGTGATCCATCCATATGGAACTCAGAACCTGGTACACATCTGTCCAGACAGTAGAACCTTTGCAATAGCAATCGAAAAAAAACTGCAGACTCAAAATCGCAGTCCATGGGAGAAGCAAGTAAACAGCTTTCTGGCTGAGATGTCATGGGATAAAACTCAATTAGAAATGACCAGCCTGATCTGCGACTGCATAGCTGAAAAGGAGAAAATTTCACTAGCCAGTTAA
- a CDS encoding DUF4142 domain-containing protein: protein MENYLRNLLPLCLVIGLQSCGNADRNGRDKTANEIIDSLSDTSQRAKAVTADVDLNGDAKVFTLSAATAGMMEMETAEIVLKKSKNKAVKEFAERMLKDHGLANEELKKIADAKGLQLAQTLPAEMSGHLSELNGLADRAFDVQYVRMMVNDHEKTIQLFTQGAALTDPDLKAFAVKMLPLITEHYKQAIEIGKRINVSNSNNGDDVLGLSSEKIEEK from the coding sequence ATGGAAAATTACCTGAGAAATTTATTGCCCCTGTGTTTAGTGATTGGATTACAATCCTGTGGTAATGCAGATCGCAATGGCAGGGATAAGACAGCCAATGAAATCATTGATTCTTTAAGTGATACCAGCCAACGGGCTAAGGCTGTTACTGCCGATGTAGACCTGAATGGAGATGCAAAGGTTTTTACATTGAGTGCCGCAACAGCAGGGATGATGGAAATGGAGACGGCTGAAATAGTCTTGAAAAAGAGTAAAAATAAGGCCGTAAAGGAATTCGCAGAACGCATGTTAAAGGATCATGGTTTGGCTAATGAGGAACTGAAGAAAATCGCGGATGCCAAAGGGCTTCAGCTTGCTCAGACCTTACCCGCGGAAATGAGCGGCCATCTTTCAGAACTAAACGGTTTGGCTGACAGGGCGTTCGATGTACAGTATGTACGTATGATGGTTAACGATCATGAAAAAACCATACAATTGTTTACCCAGGGGGCAGCTTTGACTGATCCTGATTTGAAAGCTTTTGCTGTTAAAATGCTTCCGCTCATTACAGAACATTATAAACAGGCGATAGAGATTGGAAAACGGATAAATGTCAGTAACTCGAATAATGGGGATGATGTATTAGGTCTCAGTTCGGAAAAAATAGAGGAAAAATAG
- a CDS encoding PAS domain-containing protein yields MTNNREQNTSGNLLSGKNFEEELTRYKNKINNILESFTEAFFEVDLHWTVIYWNKECELLLSISREDILGKNLWAEFSEAVSLKFYAQYHRAVRENVAVRFEEYWPVNKMWLEVSAFPSGEGLSVYFKNITGWKQLTTQLEQEKKRYYDLFNQSPLPQWVYDFKTMRILQVNDAAILQYGYSREEFMKMKLVDLRPDEDAVSLKQILKNSVLKGKFNSSVVRHLKKNGEIIYVKVDGNSIFFENKNARLVMAVDQTEQIKAELELAKSEQRFKSLVQDGSDLIGILDRDGNYKYVSPTTKQILGIDADYFIGRNAFDFIHPDDKAKTYRQFDGLSYQKRLQLSPFRFMNGEGKYIWIETVVTNLLDDPSVAGIVSNSRDVTERIQYELKTQELLNRFNIVSKATSDAIWDWDIESGKLQWNQAIKTVFGHSETCYGIKWWEQQIHPDDFADVQNQFQQLMESKKSRLQLEYRFRCANGSYKCVLDRSFVLFDDQAKPVRMIGSMQDITERISHIKDIEEKNARLNEISWSQAHSVRALSPYPGTYCLIGR; encoded by the coding sequence ATGACTAACAATAGAGAGCAAAATACTTCAGGTAACCTTCTTTCGGGTAAGAATTTTGAAGAAGAGCTGACCAGATATAAAAATAAGATTAATAACATCCTGGAAAGTTTTACCGAAGCATTTTTCGAGGTTGATCTCCATTGGACAGTGATCTATTGGAATAAGGAATGCGAACTTTTGTTATCGATATCTCGTGAGGACATTTTAGGTAAAAACCTTTGGGCAGAGTTCAGTGAAGCGGTGTCCTTAAAGTTTTATGCTCAGTATCACCGGGCTGTCCGGGAAAACGTAGCCGTGCGATTTGAGGAGTATTGGCCTGTGAATAAAATGTGGTTGGAAGTTAGTGCTTTCCCTTCTGGAGAAGGTTTATCAGTATATTTTAAAAACATTACAGGCTGGAAGCAATTAACGACTCAATTAGAGCAGGAAAAGAAAAGATACTATGATCTTTTCAATCAAAGCCCATTGCCGCAGTGGGTTTATGATTTTAAGACAATGAGGATTTTACAGGTTAACGATGCTGCTATACTGCAATACGGGTACAGCCGTGAGGAGTTCATGAAAATGAAGCTGGTGGATCTTCGTCCTGATGAAGATGCAGTTAGTTTAAAACAGATATTAAAAAATAGTGTTTTGAAGGGTAAATTTAATTCCTCGGTGGTCAGGCACCTGAAAAAAAATGGCGAAATTATTTATGTAAAAGTGGATGGGAACTCAATTTTCTTTGAGAATAAAAATGCGCGTTTGGTAATGGCAGTTGACCAGACGGAGCAAATTAAGGCCGAGTTGGAGTTGGCAAAAAGTGAGCAGAGATTCAAGTCTTTGGTTCAGGACGGCTCCGATTTGATTGGAATATTGGATCGAGATGGTAATTACAAATATGTTAGTCCTACCACCAAACAAATCCTAGGTATTGATGCAGACTACTTTATTGGCAGGAATGCATTTGACTTTATTCATCCTGATGACAAGGCCAAGACCTACAGGCAATTCGACGGCCTTTCCTACCAAAAGCGCCTTCAATTATCACCATTTCGGTTTATGAATGGGGAGGGCAAATATATATGGATTGAGACTGTGGTGACTAATTTGCTGGATGATCCATCAGTTGCGGGAATTGTGTCTAATTCACGGGATGTAACGGAAAGGATTCAATATGAATTGAAGACCCAGGAACTGCTTAACCGTTTCAACATTGTTTCAAAAGCCACAAGTGATGCGATCTGGGACTGGGATATAGAGAGCGGGAAGTTACAATGGAACCAGGCTATCAAAACTGTTTTTGGGCACTCAGAAACTTGTTACGGTATTAAATGGTGGGAACAACAGATTCATCCCGATGATTTTGCTGATGTACAAAATCAGTTTCAACAGTTGATGGAAAGCAAGAAATCCAGGCTTCAGCTGGAATATCGTTTTCGGTGCGCAAATGGTTCGTATAAGTGTGTACTGGATAGATCTTTTGTCCTTTTTGATGATCAGGCTAAGCCAGTTAGAATGATTGGATCCATGCAGGATATTACCGAGCGCATTTCCCATATTAAAGATATAGAAGAAAAAAATGCACGCCTGAATGAAATTTCCTGGAGCCAGGCCCATAGCGTCCGCGCCCTTAGCCCGTATCCTGGGACTTATTGCCTTATTGGACGATAA
- a CDS encoding alpha-ketoglutarate-dependent dioxygenase AlkB: MTEGFGDTRIFKVRHKSAKEVPVIDIPLTHGSLLLMGKTMQEHYAMRVY; this comes from the coding sequence TTGACGGAGGGATTTGGCGATACCCGGATTTTTAAAGTGCGTCATAAATCCGCAAAAGAGGTCCCGGTAATTGACATCCCCCTTACCCATGGAAGTCTGCTGCTAATGGGGAAAACGATGCAGGAACATTATGCTATGCGGGTTTATTAA
- a CDS encoding ImuA family protein codes for MVAKREIFLKLQQDILLWQGFKAQAGSEAECIGLGRIEQSFPGGAFPKRAIHEFITIVPEDAASSDGFIAGLLSVLMQHGAACVWVSTSRRLFPASLGLFNVEPERIIFMDVQTEKDALWITEEALKCEGLAAVVSELNNLSLIESRRLQLAVEKSGVTGFILRKDASKAASTVAAARWKISPLPTHTEDGMPGLGFPRWQVELLKVRNGNPGSWVLQWAGENFEEVEEVGSETVWSEQQDRQIG; via the coding sequence ATGGTTGCTAAAAGGGAAATATTTCTTAAGCTACAACAAGACATTTTGTTGTGGCAGGGCTTTAAAGCGCAGGCCGGGAGCGAGGCTGAGTGTATTGGGCTTGGCCGGATTGAGCAATCTTTTCCGGGCGGAGCCTTTCCAAAAAGGGCAATCCATGAATTTATTACCATAGTACCAGAGGATGCGGCTTCCAGCGATGGTTTTATTGCGGGATTGCTTTCTGTACTGATGCAGCACGGTGCAGCTTGCGTATGGGTAAGTACCTCGCGGCGGTTATTTCCGGCTTCATTGGGTTTATTTAACGTAGAGCCGGAACGCATCATTTTTATGGATGTGCAAACCGAGAAAGATGCGCTTTGGATTACCGAGGAGGCTTTGAAGTGTGAAGGGCTTGCCGCGGTGGTTTCGGAACTTAATAATTTGAGCCTCATTGAGTCCCGCAGGTTGCAACTGGCAGTGGAAAAGAGTGGGGTAACAGGTTTCATTTTGCGGAAGGATGCCAGTAAGGCTGCAAGTACCGTAGCTGCGGCCAGGTGGAAAATCAGTCCTTTACCCACTCATACCGAAGACGGCATGCCGGGCCTGGGTTTTCCCAGGTGGCAGGTGGAACTGCTGAAAGTACGTAATGGGAATCCGGGCAGCTGGGTTTTGCAGTGGGCAGGTGAAAATTTCGAAGAGGTTGAGGAAGTGGGAAGCGAAACGGTGTGGTCTGAACAACAGGACAGGCAAATTGGATAA